The Labeo rohita strain BAU-BD-2019 chromosome 10, IGBB_LRoh.1.0, whole genome shotgun sequence genomic interval TTTAATTAGCATGGTTTAGATAATATCCcattcatttgtgtgtttgtctaaTCAGGAAGTAAGTCATTtcttgacagttttttttttctttttccattttagGCTTTGCCATGAGGCACCGCTGGTTCATGGTGCCATTGCTAATGCAGGCATGGCTCTCTGCCACCCCTTGCTTTGGTGAGCGTCCTTGCCCTCGGAGCTGTCGATGCGATGGCAAAATTGTATACTGTGAGTCTAGCGCATTCCGTGATGTTCCCAAGAACCTCTCAGGCGGCTGTCAGGGCCTGTCCCTGCGGTATAACAGCTTAGCAAGCCTGAAGGCTGGCCAATTTGTTGGCCTCAACCAGCTCATTTGGCTGTACCTGGACCACAACTACATTGCCAATGTGGATGCACGTGCTTTTCAAGGGATACGGAGGCTCAAAGAGCTAATACTGAGCTCCAACAAGATCACACTGCTACATAACACCACATTTCACCTGGTACCAAACTTGAGGAACCTGGACCTTTCGTATAACAAGCTACAAGCTCTGCAGCCAGGGCAGTTCCAGGGGCTGCGCAAGCTCCTCAGCTTGCATATGCGCTCCAACTCCCTTAAGAATCTTCCCTCCCGCCTTTTCCAAGACTGCCGTAATCTTGAATTCCTTGACCTTGGCTACAACCGACTGCGCAGCATCACTCGCAATTCAATGTCCGGCCTGATGAAGCTAACTGAGCTGCATATTGAGCATAACCAGTTCTCCAAAATCAACTTTTTCAACTTCCCACGCTTCTATAACTTACGCGCTCTTTACCTCCAGTGGAACCGTATTAGGACCATGAGTGAAGGCCTTACGTGGACCTGgacatcactgcagaagctTGACCTTTCAGGAAATGACCTTCAGGAGATCGATGCAGAGGTGTACCGGGCCATGCCGAATCTCCAGACGCTTAACCTGGATTCAAACAAGCTTGTCAATGTGTCTCAAGAAGCCGTGGATGCCTGGACCTCTCTGACTGCAATTAGTCTGGCAGGAAACATGTGGGACTGTGGACCAGTTGTGTGTCCACTGGTGGCCTGGCTGAGAACCTTCCGTGgaaacaaagaaattaatatgATTTGTGCATCACCCAAAGAAGTTCAAGGGGAGAAGGTTATGGATGCAGTTGATGCCAATGGAGTTTGCAGGGTTACCCCTGCTACGCCATCAACCGTAATTGCTCCCTCCACCCCTTTTGTCGCCTTTGCCCAGACCCCAGTCAGCTCTTTCATCCCCACTCTCAAATCTGGAGACAGCAGAAGGGGCCAGGGGACATCTCTGGAAGCTACCACCTCTTCAGCACCTTCTCAGCCCGCTGTCCCACCGCCTGAGCAAGACTTTGAACCGGTATCATTCCACAAGATAGTGGCAGGAAGTGTTGCCCTCTTCCTGTCAGTTGCTATGATCCTCCTGGTAATCTATGTCTCATGGAAGCGCTATCCAAGCAGTGTTAAGCAGCTACAGGAAAACTCGGCTGCTGCTCGCAAACGTCGGAAAAAGTCACGGGAGACAGAGCGCACACTCAGCACACCATTGCAGGAGTACTATGTGGACTACAAGCCTAATAACACAGAGGGCACGGATGTGCTGGTCAATGGCACCGGACCATGCACCTACACCATCTCTGGCTCCAGAGAATGCGAGGTAAGATTCCAAAAAGCTTATAATCCATTGGAATTGGTGTGAAACAAGGTAAACGTGCATTTAAGAAAGTCCTTCAGTTCCTGAGCCGTTTTGATGCCTTTTTAGGAGATTGTTTTTGTTGGATAAAAGTATGCATGAGAGGGATCTGTTTTGGCAGGGATATTTTAGAAAcaacatgtttttgaaatgtttttggcaCATTATGTGGTTTGTTTAACCTTGGACGAggttttaattttcaattaCATATTGATTTGTTAGTGCATATTTGATGAGTCCTGTTAATTTTTTAGGAGCAGTCATTTTTTGGAGTTTGGTAGGGCATTGTATTTTTACACTGATACATCTACCTGCAATACCTTCTTTTACCTGTGAGGCATTACTCGAAGGTGGTAAGGTGGTTTTTAATGTGCTCTGTCATGCAGGCTCTCGCTTGCTCTTTTATCCCAAAGAGATTTGTGATTCTTTGAAAATTTTAGTTACAGTAATCCCAGGATAACAGACTTCCTCAATAAGCTGCTGTGtcacaattatttatttgtccTCATTAACATATGTACGCTCAACTACTCCCAAGACCAAAATGAAATTGTTTTGTCTATAGGGAACTTCAAACACACCCTGTTAATGAAAAAACCTCCTAACCATCCTTCTAATCCTGTACACTCATTGGTTCTTTCAACACTGTTTGATCCTTACTCAGTTAGTGTGAAACAGTGCAAAGCGTAGTGTGAAACACAACGGTTCTCTCTATTTTCTCTCTTCTTTTCCTCGTGATCTTCCTGGGGCTATGAGAATGTCTTTAATGACACCCCCACTTTATCTTCCAAGTGCTTTTTTTTGACTTCTTCCATGTCTATCACTCCATACCTATTTTTTTAGCCTCTTATCTTGGCTTCACACTCATCATTCCCTCTTGAATCATCTTTCCCTCATTTTAGATCACCCTCTTTTATACTTCACCACGATCTGCAGTTCCAATTTACAAAATACTCATTTTCTCAGTGTGTCACTCAGGACTCTGCTGACTTGCGTGTGTTGACAGCTAGGGTCAATTGCCACTTTTTAAGGAGCCGGTTTTGTGTCTGGTTTGTATACTTGGTGATATTTACATATGTTCATGCTTTTCCCCAAGGGCCAGGTGCTACCTTTACTCCTTCGGGCTAAGAAACCTGTCAGCAGTGCAGTAAGGTGTCATTAGAGATGGACACTGCCTCTGGCAGAGCCATGATAGGGTGTATATGCTGGTGGCAAGCAAGTCATGAGTGAAAGAAGAAAGGCAGGAAGACATGCTAACAGGCCGAATGGCATGATGCTAGACAGGTAAACAGGTATGCCAAATCAGGTCACAGGAAGAGAAGACTATAAAGGTGGGTGAGAAAACAAAGGCGCACACACAGAATGACATCCTGACAGCGGTGTTGACCTCTGCACATGGGCCACTGGCACTTTTCTGATCTGCCACCTCAAAGCAGTTTTTGAGAGATCAGAGGTGCACATCAGAGTCCAGC includes:
- the LOC127171664 gene encoding leucine-rich repeat transmembrane neuronal protein 4, which encodes MGFAMRHRWFMVPLLMQAWLSATPCFGERPCPRSCRCDGKIVYCESSAFRDVPKNLSGGCQGLSLRYNSLASLKAGQFVGLNQLIWLYLDHNYIANVDARAFQGIRRLKELILSSNKITLLHNTTFHLVPNLRNLDLSYNKLQALQPGQFQGLRKLLSLHMRSNSLKNLPSRLFQDCRNLEFLDLGYNRLRSITRNSMSGLMKLTELHIEHNQFSKINFFNFPRFYNLRALYLQWNRIRTMSEGLTWTWTSLQKLDLSGNDLQEIDAEVYRAMPNLQTLNLDSNKLVNVSQEAVDAWTSLTAISLAGNMWDCGPVVCPLVAWLRTFRGNKEINMICASPKEVQGEKVMDAVDANGVCRVTPATPSTVIAPSTPFVAFAQTPVSSFIPTLKSGDSRRGQGTSLEATTSSAPSQPAVPPPEQDFEPVSFHKIVAGSVALFLSVAMILLVIYVSWKRYPSSVKQLQENSAAARKRRKKSRETERTLSTPLQEYYVDYKPNNTEGTDVLVNGTGPCTYTISGSRECEVPHQMSTLTFYRYEQPIVDYCQAHQTLEGLEELPPRERSTIQTVALPAVPTINTGTVRPCSPPSQRAPVEGPSIPYPTTERSINYPTTERSTSTLTFRR